One segment of Primulina tabacum isolate GXHZ01 chromosome 14, ASM2559414v2, whole genome shotgun sequence DNA contains the following:
- the LOC142525518 gene encoding ergosterol biosynthetic protein 28: MKYLSSSLVSPSIWRRMKLLGWWLMLVGTLRLASVWFGFFDIWALRLAVFSKTTMSEVHGRTFGVWTLLTCTLCFLCAFNLENKPLYLATFLSFVYAFCHFLTEYLIYHTMAIANLTTVGIFAGTSIIWMLLQWNSHQSLKIKHS, translated from the exons atgaaatatttgTCATCGTCATTGGTTTCCCCATCAATCTGGCGAAGGATGAAGTTGCTAGGATGGTGGCTGATGCTTGTGGGTACCCTTCGATTGGCTTCTGTTTGGTTCGGATTCTTCGACATTTGGGCTCTTCGCCTTGCCGTTTTCTCCAAGACTACCA TGAGCGAGGTTCATGGACGGACATTTGGAGTTTGGACGCTGCTGACTTGCACCCTTTGCTTCCTTTGTGCATTCAACCTTGAAAACAAGCCTCTATATTTGGCCACATTTCTATCGTTCGTCTATGCATTTTGTCATTTTTTGACGGAATATCTGATTTATCACACCATGGCTATTGCCAATCTGACAACTGTTGGTATTTTTGCAG GCACATCCATCATATGGATGTTATTGCAGTGGAATTCACATCAGTCCCTCAAGATTAAACATTCGTAG
- the LOC142525166 gene encoding uncharacterized protein LOC142525166: MAEQEADGKKSDQENKPKKQKIKRTFFFVPKFGCMRLDDDIAAAEAPDVHGSFNVEASRKAKNHVPTHLIVMVNGIIGSAQDWRYAAKRFVKVFPEDVLVHCSECNSSMLTFDGVDVMGKRLADEVISVVKRHPNLQKISFVAHSLGGLVARYAAACLYQQDFTRKNSNENGDHMSDESKESSEEKPPTAKIAGLEPVNFITSATPHLGTRGHKQVPVFCGFKAMEKVASRASGLLGRTGKHLFLEDRENGKPPLLVQMSSDSDDLKFISALKSFKRRVAYANTHYDHLVGWSSSSLRRRNQLPKRRNLLEDARYPHIVHEDPSKVVNPQEIFPPDAKVARSRTREMEEAVIRGLTTMTWERVDVNFSGSIQRLLAHNTIQVKTYCINFHGADVIQHMVDNFQL, translated from the exons ATGGCAGAACAAGAAGCTGATGGAAAAAAAAGCGATCAGGAAAACAAACCCAAGAAGCAGAAGATCAAAAGGACTTTCTTTTTTGTCCCGAAATTTGGGTGTATGAGATTAGACGACGATATTGCGGCGGCGGAGGCGCCGGATGTCCACGGAAGTTTCAACGTCGAAGCCTCTCGCAAGGCGAAAAATCACGTACCCACGCACCTGATCGTCATGGTCAATGGAATTATCGGAAG TGCTCAAGATTGGAGATATGCTGCGAAGCGATTTGTGAAGGTGTTTCCCGAAGATGTTTTAGTACATT GTAGCGAATGTAATTCTTCCATGTTGACATTCGATGGTGTTGATGTTATGGGGAAGAGATTAGCTGATGAG GTGATTTCTGTCGTCAAACGCCATCCAAATCTTCAAAAGATCTCGTTTGTGGCTCACTCTCTGGGTGGCTTGGTAGCAAGATATGCTGCTGCTTGTCTTTATCAACAAGattttacaagaaaaaataGTAATGAAAATGGTGATCACATGTCGGATGAGTCGAAAGAATCATCTGAAGAAAAGCCACCAACGGCAAAAATTGCCGGACTCGAACCAGTGAACTTCATTACATCTGCAACGCCACATCTTGGGACCAGGGGGCACAAACAG GTTCCTGTTTTCTGTGGGTTTAAAGCCATGGAGAAAGTTGCATCACGTGCTTCAGGGTTACTTGGTAGAACTGGTAAACATTTATTCTTGGAAGATCGCGAAAATGGAAAACCTCCTCTTCTTGTTCAGATGAGCAGTGACTCTGATGATCTTAAGTTTAT ATCCGCTTTGAAATCATTTAAGAGGCGTGTTGCTTATGCAAATACACATTATGACC ATCTTGTTGGGTGGAGTTCATCATCATTGCGCCGCCGAAACCAGCTTCCAAAG CGCCGGAATCTCCTGGAAGATGCTAGATACCCACATATTGTCCATGAAGATCCGTCAAAAGTGGTGAATCCTCAGGAAATTTTTCCTCCGGATGCTAAAGTTGCTAGAAGCAGGACAAGGGAAATGGAAG AGGCTGTGATCAGAGGGCTAACGACAATGACTTGGGAACGAGTTGATGTCAACTTCAGTGGGAGTATCCAAAGACTTCTTGCACACAATACCATTCAG GTGAAAACTTATTGCATCAATTTTCATGGCGCGGATGTAATACAGCATATGGTGGACAATTTTCAATTATAG
- the LOC142525110 gene encoding uncharacterized protein LOC142525110 → MDPCPFVRVTVGNLALKIPAAAKPARSAVHPSSSPCFCLIQLKGFPPQTAVVPYIPPENTPFIDANSLTHAASLHLSKSDLDKLTGKSSLFSTSNKPCLKISVYSGRFGPACGLSSGRLLGKISVPLDLTTAESRAVIFHNGWINVGKETKRVAQFHLNVKAEPDPRFVFQFDGDPECSPQIFQIRGNIRQPVFTCKFSFRAADRNQRSRSLPPEHSNGARGWLSSFGSERERPLKERKGWSITIHDLSGSPVAVASMVTPFVASPGSDRVSRSNPGCWLILRPGDSTWKPWGRLEAWRECGTADGLGYRFELIPDSAAAAGIVLAESTLSCSKGGKFMIDLTGNSNSTPAQVNGRATPSSTTASPVCSPRSSGDFGYGLWPYCMYRGFVMSGSVGGEGRRGRKTTPLVEVSVQHVSCAEDAAAFVALSAVLDLSLDACRIFSHKLRKELRPLQDLPF, encoded by the exons ATGGATCCCTGTCCCTTTGTGCGGGTTACCGTAGGGAATCTCGCCTTGAAAATCCCCGCCGCTGCGAAGCCTGCTCGCTCAGCCGTGCATCCTTCGTCTTCTCCCTGTTTCTGTCTGATTCAACTCAAAGGCTTCCCTCCGCAAACCGCCGTTGTACCTTACATTCCGCCGGAGAACACTCCATTTATTGATGCCAACTCGCTAACCCACGCTGCTAGCCTTCACCTCAGCAAATCCGACCTCGACAAACTCACTGGAAAGTCTTCCCTCTTCTCCACCTCCAATAAACCTTGCCTTAAAATATCCGTATACTCCGGCCGCTTCGGGCCGGCATGCGGCTTGAGTTCGGGGCGTTTGCTGGGGAAAATCTCTGTTCCATTGGATCTGACTACGGCGGAATCCAGGGCCGTCATTTTTCATAATGGATGGATTAATGTGGGAAAAGAAACCAAGCGTGTGGCGCAGTTTCACTTGAATGTTAAGGCAGAGCCCGACCCGAGGTTCGTGTTCCAGTTCGATGGAGATCCCGAATGCAGCCCCCAGATTTTCCAAATTAGAGGGAATATCCGGCAGCCGGTTTTCACTTGCAAGTTCAGTTTTCGTGCAGCAGACCGCAATCAGCGCTCCAG GTCTTTACCGCCGGAGCACAGTAATGGTGCAAGAGGGTGGTTGAGTTCCTTCGGTAGTGAAAGAGAGAGGCCGCTAAAAGAAAGAAAAGGGTGGTCCATAACAATTCACGATCTATCTGGTTCCCCCGTGGCTGTGGCCTCAATGGTGACACCTTTCGTAGCTTCGCCTGGATCAGACCGTGTGAGCCGGTCCAACCCCGGTTGTTGGCTCATTCTCCGTCCCGGTGACAGCACCTGGAAGCCCTGGGGCCGCCTCGAGGCTTGGCGTGAGTGCGGCACTGCAGATGGTCTTGGCTACAGATTTGAGCTCATTCCGGATTCAGCCGCCGCAGCGGGTATTGTTTTAGCGGAGTCAACtctcagctgcagcaaaggtgGGAAGTTCATGATTGATTTGACTGGAAACAGCAACTCCACTCCAGCACAGGTGAATGGGCGAGCAACACCGAGCAGCACCACAGCGTCTCCAGTGTGCAGCCCCCGGAGCAGTGGGGATTTTGGGTACGGGCTGTGGCCATACTGCATGTACAGAGGGTTTGTGATGTCGGGCAGTGTGGGAGGCGAGGGACGCCGCGGCAGGAAAACGACGCCCTTGGTGGAAGTGAGCGTGCAACACGTAAGTTGTGCGGAGGATGCGGCGGCATTTGTTGCTTTGTCGGCTGTCCTGGACTTGAGCCTGGACGCATGCAGGATTTTCTCTCATAAGCTTCGTAAAGAACTACGTCCGTTGCAGGATTTACCCTTCTGA